Within the Stenotrophomonas maltophilia genome, the region CGGGGCGGAGGAGGTTGATCGGCGTTCACGCCCCCAGTTTCGCCGATACTTGGCACCTCGCGCGTGATGGCGACGACTTGCCGCACTCGTGCACCTGCGGGTAACGTGTCTGCACGCCAAGGAGTTTCCCCATGCGTCGCCTGCCCTGGGTGGGCCTGCCCACCGACAGTACGGTGCTTGGCCATCATCGCTTTGCGGTGGCCGGCGAGAAGTATGTCCGCGCCCTGGCCGAGGCAGCAGAGGTCACGCCGCTGGTGCTGCCCAGCCTGCAGCCGCCGCTGCCGGCGCTCGATTGGCTGCAGGGCCTCGACGGTCTGCTGCTGACCGGTGCGGTCAGCAACATCGAGCCGCAGCATTACGACGGTGGCCGCAGCTGGCCCGGCAATGCGCGTGATCCTGCGCGCGATGCCAATGCCTTCGCACTGCTGGACGAGGCGCTGGCGATGGACCTGCCGGTGCTGGCGATCTGCCGTGGTTTCCAGGAATTGAACGTCGCCCTGGGAGGCAGCCTGCATCCACAGGTCCATCGGGTACCCGGGCTGGCCGATCATCGCGAAGATCCGCAGGCACCCGTGGACGTGCAGTACGGGCCGTCCCACCCGGTCACACTGGTGGCGGATGGGTGGCTGGCGGACTGGCACGGCGAGGGGAGGGTGCAGGTCAATTCGGTGCACGGCCAGGGCATTGCCCGCCTGGCCAGCGGCCTGCAGGTCGAGGCCCGCGCCGATGACGGGCTGGTCGAGGCGGCACGCAGCCCGCGCCACCGCTTCGTGCTCGGCGTACAGTGGCACCCGGAGTGGCGCGTCATGCAGGCGCCGTTCTATCACGCTATTTTCCGTGCGTTCGGCCAAGCTTGCCGGCAGCATCAACAGAACCAACTGGATTCCCGATGAGTTCCCGAACGCGCCCGCGCAAGACGGCAACGCCCCCCGCACCGCAGGAGAGCAGCCTGCTGCGCTGGCTGAAGGAGCGGCGTATCACCGAAGTCGAATGCCTGGTGCCCGACATCACCGGCAACGCGCGCGGCAAGATCATTCCCGCCGATAAGTTCTCGCACGACTACGGTACCCGCCTGCCCGAGGGCATCTTCGCCACGACTGTCACCGGCGAGTTTCCGGATGACTACTACGAACTGACCTCGCCGTCGGACTCGGACATGATGCTGCGCCCGGATCCGGATACCGTGCGCATGGTGCCGTGGGCCGCCGATGCCACCGCGCAGATCATCCATGACTGCTACACCAAGAATGGCGAGCCGCATGAGCTGGCGCCGCGCAATGTGCTGCGTCGCGTGCTGGCGGCCTACGCCGAGCTGGGCCTGCGCCCGGTGGTGGCGCCGGAACTGGAGTTCTTCCTGGTGCAGAAGAACACCGACCCGGATTTCCCGCTGCTGCCGCCTGCCGGCCGCTCCGGTCGCCCGGAAACAGCGCGGCAGTCGTATTCGATCGATGCGGTCAACGAGTTCGACCCCATCCTCGACCTAATGTACGACTACGCCGATGCCATGAAGCTGGACGTGGACACGCTGATCCACGAATCCGGCGCGGCACAGCTGGAAGTCAACTTCACCCACGCCGATGCGATGGATCTGGCCGACCAGGTTTTCCTGTTCAAGCGCACCATGCGCGAGGCGGCGATGCGCCACGGCGTGTACGCCACTTTCCTGGCCAAGCCGATGGAGAACGAACCGGGCAGCGCCATGCACATCCACCAGAGCCTGGTGCGGGTGAGCGATGGCAGCAACGTGTTCGCCGGTGAGACCGATGCCGAAGGCGAGTTCAGCCCGGTGTTCGGCCATTATCTTGGGGGGCTGCAGAAGTATGCGCCGCAGGCGATGGCGTTCTTCGCGCCGAACGTCAATTCCTATCGACGGCTGGTGTTCGGCGAGGTGTCGCCGAGCAACGTGCACTGGGGCTTCGACAACCGCACCTGCGGCCTGCGCGTGCCGCTGGATACACCGGAGAACATGCGGGTGGAGAGCCGATTCGCGGGCTCCGACGCCAATCCCTACCTGGCGATGGCCGCCACCCTGGCCTGTGGCCTGCTCGGCATCCGCGAGCGGCTGGCGCCGGATGCGCCGGTCACCGGCAGCGCCAAGGAGCTGGGCTACAACCTGCCGCGCTCGCTGGGCGAAGCGCTGGACGGGCTTGAGCGCTGCGGCGAACTGCAGGCGCTGCTGGGCGAGCGCTTCTGCCGGGCCTACATCTCGGTCAAGCGCAAGGAGTACGAGACCTTCTTCCGTGTCATCAGCTCGTGGGAGCGCGAGTTCCTGCTGCTGAACGTGTGAAAGCGTGGAATAGAAAAATCCGCCGCCGGGGGGTAGGCTGGCATCCATCGCCGGCCCGAGCCGGCCCCCCTCCCCGCATTCTGGAGCACCCGATGAAGCTGCGTATCCTCACGCTCGGCCTGGCCTCCGCCATGCTCGCCGCCTGTGGCGGTGGCAACGGTGGCAGTCAGGACAGCCAGGTCCTGAACGTCTACAACTACAGCGATTACATTGCCGAGGACACCATCCCGACCTTCGAGAAGGAAACCGGGATCAAGGTGACCTACGACGTGTTCGACAGCGATGAGATGGTCGAGACCAAGCTGCTGGC harbors:
- a CDS encoding gamma-glutamyl-gamma-aminobutyrate hydrolase family protein, translated to MRRLPWVGLPTDSTVLGHHRFAVAGEKYVRALAEAAEVTPLVLPSLQPPLPALDWLQGLDGLLLTGAVSNIEPQHYDGGRSWPGNARDPARDANAFALLDEALAMDLPVLAICRGFQELNVALGGSLHPQVHRVPGLADHREDPQAPVDVQYGPSHPVTLVADGWLADWHGEGRVQVNSVHGQGIARLASGLQVEARADDGLVEAARSPRHRFVLGVQWHPEWRVMQAPFYHAIFRAFGQACRQHQQNQLDSR
- a CDS encoding glutamine synthetase family protein, with product MSSRTRPRKTATPPAPQESSLLRWLKERRITEVECLVPDITGNARGKIIPADKFSHDYGTRLPEGIFATTVTGEFPDDYYELTSPSDSDMMLRPDPDTVRMVPWAADATAQIIHDCYTKNGEPHELAPRNVLRRVLAAYAELGLRPVVAPELEFFLVQKNTDPDFPLLPPAGRSGRPETARQSYSIDAVNEFDPILDLMYDYADAMKLDVDTLIHESGAAQLEVNFTHADAMDLADQVFLFKRTMREAAMRHGVYATFLAKPMENEPGSAMHIHQSLVRVSDGSNVFAGETDAEGEFSPVFGHYLGGLQKYAPQAMAFFAPNVNSYRRLVFGEVSPSNVHWGFDNRTCGLRVPLDTPENMRVESRFAGSDANPYLAMAATLACGLLGIRERLAPDAPVTGSAKELGYNLPRSLGEALDGLERCGELQALLGERFCRAYISVKRKEYETFFRVISSWEREFLLLNV